The genome window GCGCGCAGGACACGGTCGCAGATCTCGGTCATCTCCAGCCGCGGCGAGACCTCGGCGCGCACGCGCTTCAGTTCTCCGCGCTGTTCCAGTTGCGCGATGAAATCGCGCAGGTCGGCGTAGCGCATGGGGTCAGAGCACCGGGTTGAGACCGCCGTCCATCGGGACGATGGCGCCTGTCACGTAGGCGGCGCGATCGGAGGCGAGGAACAGCGCCACCTGCGCGATGTCCTCGTCGGTGGCGTAACGCCGCAGCGGCACGCGCGCCGTGCCCTGGCGCAGCAGTTCCTCCTCGCTCACGCCCCGGGCTTGCGATTCCAGGCGCAACGCCTCGCGAAGCCTCTCGCCCAGGGTGGCGCCAGGATTGATCGCGTTGACCCGCACGCCCTTGGGTCCGTGCACATGTGCGAGTCCGACCGTCGCCAGCATCAGCGCGGCATTGGCGGCCCCGCCGGGGAGATGAATGGGCGTGGCGACCTTTCCCCCCATGCCCACGATGTTCACCACCGCCCCCTTGCCCCGCGCGGTCATGCCAGGAACCAGTGCGTCCATGGCGTGGATGTAGGTGAAGTACTTCGCATCCATGGCGGCATGCCACGCCTGGGCATCGAGATCCTCGGGCAGGTAGCGCTTCGCCGCGCCGGCGGAATTCACCAGGATGTCCACCGGCCCGAGCTGTGCTGTCACCTCGTCCGCCATGCGTCTTGCCTCGTCCGGCCGCGTGAGATCGGCGGCGATCGAGATCGGCGGATACTCGCCGGCCGAGTGCAGGCGGGCGGCGGCATGGTGCAGACGCTGTGGATCGCGGGCTACGATGGCCACGCGCGCGCCTTCCTCGATGAACGCGCACGCGCACGCGAAGCCGATGCCCCGGCTGCCTCCCGTCACCACGACCACCTTCTCCGCCAGTTCCAGTTCCAAGTGCCGTTCCCCGCTTATCCGATCGCCGAATCCAGCAGCAGGCCCGCGAATACCGCGGCTCCCACCCAGTTGTTGTGCAGGAACGCCCGGAAACATGCACCGCGATCCCTGCCGCGAATGTGCCACACCTGCCAGCCCGCCAGCACCGCGGCGGCGGCGAGGCCCGCGAAATACCACGCGCCAAGGCCCGCATGCGCTCCGATCGCCGCCATGATCGCCACGAACGCGGCGTGGCACGCCGCCACGGCGGCGATGTCGTACCGGCCGAAGAGTATGGCGGAGGTGCGGATGCCGATCCGCACGTCGTCGTCGCGGTCGACCATGGCGTACTCGGTGTCGTAGGCGATCGTCCAGAAGATCTTGGCGAGCAGCATCCACCAGCACATGGCAGGCAGCGCACCGTCGAGCGCGGCGAACGCCATGGGGATGCCAAAGCCGAAGGCGATGCCCAGGTAGGCCTGCGGCAGCGCGAGGAACCGCTTGGTGAATGGATAGCTGGCGGCGAGAAAGAGCGCCGGGAACGACAGCGCGATCACCAGCGCGTTGAGCGGCAGGATGAGCAGGAACGCGACGAGGCTGAGGACGGCCGCGACCAGCAGCGCTTCCTTGGGGGAGATGCGCCGTGCTGCGAGCGGACGCTGTTCCGTGCGCTTGACGTGCGGATCGAAGTCGCGGTCGGCGAAGTCGTTGATCGCGCACCCGGCGGAGCGCATGAGCACGGTGCCGGCGGCGAAGATCGCGACCACCGCCCAGTCGGGCCGGCCCTCGCCTGCGATCCACAGCGCCCACAGCGTGGGCCACAGCAGCAGCAACGTGCCGATCGGCTTGTCCAGCCGGACAAGGCGTGCATAGAGCGCGAGGCGTTCCCGCATCGGCATGCGCAGCGGAGCCGGCTCCGGAAGGGACGTGCTCACTTCATTGCTCCGGAGCGATGGCGGCGAGGATGCCCTGCATGATCGCAAGAGGCGTGGGCGGGCAGCCCGGCACCTGGACGTCCACCGGAATGACGTTCGCGACGCGGCCGCAGCTCGCATAGCTCTCGCCGAAGATGCCACCCGTACAGCCGCAATCACCCACGGCCACCACCAGCTTGGGATGCGGCGTGGCGTCGTAGGTGCGCCTCAGCGCTTCTTCCATGTGGCGGGACACCGGCCCCGTCACGAGCAGCATGTCGGCGTGGCGCGGACTCGCAGCGAAGCGGATGCCCAGCCCCTCGAGGTTGTAGTACGGATTGCTGCAGGCGTGGATCTCGAGTTCGCAGCCGTTGCAGGAGCCCGCGTCGACGTGGCGGATCGTCAGCGCGCCATCGAACGAACGCAGGACCGCGGCCTTCAGCCGCTCGGCCGCCGTGCGCAGTGCTGCATCGGCGACGGGTGCGGGTTCGGTGACGACGCCCACCCGGGCGATCTGGCGAAGCAGGTTCCACATGTCTACAGATCCACCCCGGCGTAGCTCAGGTTGAACGACTTGTTGATGAGCGGAAAGTCCGGAACGATGTTCCCCAGCACCGCGAGTTCCAGCAACGGCCAGTTCTGCCATGAGGGATCGTGGGGATGACACGCACGCACCTTGCCGTTGTCGCCGCATTCGAGGAACACGAAGACCTCGCCCCGCCAGCCCTCGACCCATCCGACGCCCGTGGCGCCTGCCGGGGCATCGCCGCATTCCGCCGCCACCGGTCCCTCCGGCAAGCGTTCCATGAGGGTGCGCCCGAGCCGGAGGGATTCGAGCGCCTCGTCGAAGCGCACGGCGGTGCGCGCTGCCACGTCGCCCTCCTGTCTCAGCACGAGATTCACCCGCAGCGTGTCGTAGGGTGCGCCGGCATGCCGCACCCGCAGGTCGTGGGGCTGTGCGCTGGCCCGGCCCGCGAGCCCGATGAGGCCCAGTTCGTCTGCCGTCCTGGGGGGCACCCGGCCGGTGCCTTGAAGGCGGTCCTGCAATCCCGCATGTTCGCCGTAGATCTCCCGCAGGCGGGCGAGTTCCGGTTCGAGAAGATCGAGTTGCCTGAGGAGAAGCCCCCTGCCCGCCGGGTCGAGATCGCGGGCCACACCACCCGGGACCACGAAGTCCATGAGGTAGCGGTGTCCTGTCCACGCCGCGTTCGCGCGCAGCAGGTCTTCCTTCAGCCGCGAGAACTGCGCGAGCCCGAATGCGACACCGGCGTCGTTGCCGATGAACCCCAGATCGCCCAGATGATTGGCGATGCGCTCCAGTTCCAGCGCCAGAGCCCGCAACCAGGCCGCACGGGCCGGCACCGTGCATCCCGCGGCCGCCTCCAGCGCCATGCAATAGGCCCACGTGTACGCGACCGTCGAGTCGCCGCTCACCCGGCCGCACAGCCGGGCACCCTCCGCGAGCGTCAGCGACTCGAAGCGCTTCTCGATGCCCTTGTGCTTGTAACCCAGCCGCTCCTCCAGGCGCAGCACCCGCTCGCCCAGCACGGAGAAGCGGAAGTGTCCCGGCTCGATGGTGCCCGCGTGGACCGGCCCCACCGGGATCTCGTGCACGCCTTCGCCGGTCACCGTGACGAACGGGTAGCGGTCCGCGTGCGGCTCGAACGCCGAATGTGGCAGCACGTCGCGCCGCAGGGGATGCACGTCTTCGGGCCAGGCACCGTGGCGCAGCCACGGGCGGCTGTCCTGCGCGTCGAGAACCGCGATGCCGAGGAGATCGCGGACGCTGCGCTGCATGCGTGCCGCGGCTGGAAACCAGGCGTCGAGGCCCGGATAGCGCGGCGACTCGGCAGGCATCGCGTGACGAACGCACAGCAGGGCGTCGGAAAGCTCGTAGGCCGCCCGCACCTCGAATCCCTCGGCCAGATCCCGCCGGTCCGCGCCCCACAGCGCGACCAGCCGGCCGCCCCCCTCGCGCACGCGCCTGGCGCAGTCGCGCCAGGCGATGGCGCCCACGTCGACGGCGTACGCACGGACCTCGCCCGGTACGGGACGCGCGTCGAGTCGAAGATCGGCGACGAGCATGGTCAGCCGATCATCCTTGCCGCTTCGCGATACCACGCGGCGAGATATGGGGGAATGTAAAGCCCCAGCAGCAGCACCAGGGCGAGATGCACGTACACCGGAATGCCCGCCGGCCGGTGCGGCAGTGCGGGCAGATCGGACACGCCGAAGACCATCTGCTGTACCTTGCCGAAGATGGCGGCGAACGCGAGGCCGAGCGCGAGCAGCAGCAGCGGAGTCGTCCACGGATGCTCCAGCATGGCCGTCGTGAGCAGCAGGAATTCGGCGGAGAACACGCCGAACGGCGGCAGGCCCAGGATGGCCAGGGTGCCGATCATGAGACCCCAGCCCACCGCCGGGCTGCGGTGCACGAGTCCGCGGATGTCATCGATGTTCTGCGTGCCGGCCTTCTGGGTGGCATGGCCCACGGCGAAGAAGATGGCCGACTTGGTGAGAGAGTGCACGGTCATGTGCAGCAGGCCGGCGAAATTCGCAGCGATTCCCCCCATGCCGAACGCGAACGTGATGAGCCCCATGTGCTCGATGGACGAGTACGCGAACAGCCGCTTCACGTCCTTCTGTCGGAACAGGAAGAAGGCGGCCACCACGACGCTCAGCAGTCCGAAGCCCATCATGAGGTTGCCCGTCACGTGCGCGCCGATGGCGGGATCGGCCAGCACCTTGCACCGGACCACGGCGTACAGCGCCACGTTGAGCAGCAGGCCCGACAGCACGGCGGATATGGGCGTGGGGCCCTCCGCGTGCGCGTCGGGCAGCCAGTTGTGCAGCGGCACCAGGCCCACCTTCGTGCCGTAGCCCACGAGCAGGAAGACGAACGCGATGCCCATCACGGACGGTTCGAGCTGGTCCTTCACGTTGTCCAGATGCGTCCACAGCAGCGCGTCGCCGCCGGCTCCCGTGGCCTTCACCGCGGCGAGGTACAGCAGGATCGTGCCGAACAGTGCCTGGGCAATGCCCACGCCGCAGAGAATGAAGTACTTCCACGCGGCTTCCACGCTCGCGGGCGTGCGATACAGGCTCACCAGCAGCACCGTGGCGAGCGTGGCGGCCTCCAGCGCCACCCACAGGATGCCCAGGTTGTTGGTCGTGAGCGCGACCAGCATGGTGAAGACGAAGAGCTGATAGACGCTGTGGTACAGGCGCAGAGCGACCGGGCCGACCTTGCCGCGGTCGGCCTCGATGCGCATGTAGGGCCGGCTGAATATCGCCGTCGTGAAGGCGACGAACGCGGTGAGCGTGACCAGGAAGACATTGAAGGCATCCACGAAGAACTGTTCGTGGAAGGCCAGCCGCGGCCCCTGCGACATCACCCGCAGCGTGAGCGCGCACGCGCCGAGGAACGTGAGTCCGCACAGGATCGCGTTCATCTCCGGCGCGCGGTAGACCGAGCCGCGCCAGGCGAGGGCGGCGGCGCCGAGCAGGGGAATGCCGAGGACGAAGACCAGTTCGGACATCAGCGCTCCTCCCGCCGTTCGATGCGCCCGATGTCCAGGGTGTCAAGGTCTCGCGGATGCGGAAGAAGAAGACACCGAACACGAAGGTGCCCACCAGCACGTCCAGGGCGATGCCCAGTTCGACCACCATGGGCATGCCGTAGGTCACGCTGGTGGCCGCGAAGAAGAGCCCGTTCTCCATGGAAAGGAACCCGACCACCTGGGCCAGCGCCGTGCGCCGCGTGATCATCATGAGGAAGGCGAGCAGCACGCAGGCGGTGGCGATGCCCAGGGTGCCCCGCGTCACGGTGCCGGCGAAGGCCGAGATCGGCAGCGCGACGTTGAACGACACGATCACCAGCGCCACGCCCACGAGCATGGTGGCGGGGATGTTCAGCACCGGTTCCACGCCACCGGCCATCTCCAGACGGCGCACGAGACGGCGCAGGATGAGCGGCAGCGCGACGACCTTGAGCGCGAGCGTGAGCGCGGCGGAGTAGTACAGGTGCGTCTGACCGGTCGCCCATCCCGTGAGCAGCGTGGCGGCCGCCAGCAGCAGGCCCTGCGTGGCGAAGAGCTGCACCAGGCCCAGCACGCGGCGCTGCGACAGCATGGCGAACGAGACCAGCAGGAGCAGCGCGGCGAGGAAGTTGATGACCTGGTTCATCGCACGCGCCTCATCCGGCCAGGAGTACGTGCGTGAGCATGCCCAGCACGGCCAGCAGGAAAGCGGCGGCCAGGAACTCCGGCGCGCGGAAGATGCGCAACTTGGCCGAGACGGTCTCCACCACGGCCAGCGCCGCCCCGCCTGCCGCCAGCTTGGCGACCAGCGCGGCAAAGGCCAGGGGCAGGCGCGGCATGTCGCCCGCCTCGGCGATCCCCCACGGCAGGAACAGCGCGATGCCGATGGTGGCGTACACGACGAACTTGAGCGCGTGCGCCCATTCCATCAGCGCGAGGTGCCGTCCCGAGTACTCCAGGATCATCGCCTCGTGGATCATGGTGAGCTCGAGGTGCGTGGCCGGATTGTCGATGGGGATGCGCGCGTTCTCCGCCAACAGCACCATCACGAAGGCCACGGCCGCGAAGGCGAGGCTCGGGTACAGGGCGAACGGGCGGTGGGCCAGGGTTTCGACGATGGTCGTCAGCGATGTGGACCGTGCGATCAGCGAAGGCATGAAGAACACCATGAGCAGCGCAGGCTCGGCGAGCGCCGCGACCAGCATCTCGCGGCGGGCGCCCAGCGAACCGAAGGCGGTACCCACGTCCATGGCCGCGAGTGCCA of Betaproteobacteria bacterium contains these proteins:
- a CDS encoding NADH-quinone oxidoreductase subunit B family protein translates to MWNLLRQIARVGVVTEPAPVADAALRTAAERLKAAVLRSFDGALTIRHVDAGSCNGCELEIHACSNPYYNLEGLGIRFAASPRHADMLLVTGPVSRHMEEALRRTYDATPHPKLVVAVGDCGCTGGIFGESYASCGRVANVIPVDVQVPGCPPTPLAIMQGILAAIAPEQ
- a CDS encoding NADH-quinone oxidoreductase subunit C, producing the protein MLVADLRLDARPVPGEVRAYAVDVGAIAWRDCARRVREGGGRLVALWGADRRDLAEGFEVRAAYELSDALLCVRHAMPAESPRYPGLDAWFPAAARMQRSVRDLLGIAVLDAQDSRPWLRHGAWPEDVHPLRRDVLPHSAFEPHADRYPFVTVTGEGVHEIPVGPVHAGTIEPGHFRFSVLGERVLRLEERLGYKHKGIEKRFESLTLAEGARLCGRVSGDSTVAYTWAYCMALEAAAGCTVPARAAWLRALALELERIANHLGDLGFIGNDAGVAFGLAQFSRLKEDLLRANAAWTGHRYLMDFVVPGGVARDLDPAGRGLLLRQLDLLEPELARLREIYGEHAGLQDRLQGTGRVPPRTADELGLIGLAGRASAQPHDLRVRHAGAPYDTLRVNLVLRQEGDVAARTAVRFDEALESLRLGRTLMERLPEGPVAAECGDAPAGATGVGWVEGWRGEVFVFLECGDNGKVRACHPHDPSWQNWPLLELAVLGNIVPDFPLINKSFNLSYAGVDL
- a CDS encoding SDR family oxidoreductase, with the translated sequence MELELAEKVVVVTGGSRGIGFACACAFIEEGARVAIVARDPQRLHHAAARLHSAGEYPPISIAADLTRPDEARRMADEVTAQLGPVDILVNSAGAAKRYLPEDLDAQAWHAAMDAKYFTYIHAMDALVPGMTARGKGAVVNIVGMGGKVATPIHLPGGAANAALMLATVGLAHVHGPKGVRVNAINPGATLGERLREALRLESQARGVSEEELLRQGTARVPLRRYATDEDIAQVALFLASDRAAYVTGAIVPMDGGLNPVL
- the ubiA gene encoding 4-hydroxybenzoate octaprenyltransferase: MPMRERLALYARLVRLDKPIGTLLLLWPTLWALWIAGEGRPDWAVVAIFAAGTVLMRSAGCAINDFADRDFDPHVKRTEQRPLAARRISPKEALLVAAVLSLVAFLLILPLNALVIALSFPALFLAASYPFTKRFLALPQAYLGIAFGFGIPMAFAALDGALPAMCWWMLLAKIFWTIAYDTEYAMVDRDDDVRIGIRTSAILFGRYDIAAVAACHAAFVAIMAAIGAHAGLGAWYFAGLAAAAVLAGWQVWHIRGRDRGACFRAFLHNNWVGAAVFAGLLLDSAIG
- a CDS encoding hydrogenase 4 subunit F, which codes for MSELVFVLGIPLLGAAALAWRGSVYRAPEMNAILCGLTFLGACALTLRVMSQGPRLAFHEQFFVDAFNVFLVTLTAFVAFTTAIFSRPYMRIEADRGKVGPVALRLYHSVYQLFVFTMLVALTTNNLGILWVALEAATLATVLLVSLYRTPASVEAAWKYFILCGVGIAQALFGTILLYLAAVKATGAGGDALLWTHLDNVKDQLEPSVMGIAFVFLLVGYGTKVGLVPLHNWLPDAHAEGPTPISAVLSGLLLNVALYAVVRCKVLADPAIGAHVTGNLMMGFGLLSVVVAAFFLFRQKDVKRLFAYSSIEHMGLITFAFGMGGIAANFAGLLHMTVHSLTKSAIFFAVGHATQKAGTQNIDDIRGLVHRSPAVGWGLMIGTLAILGLPPFGVFSAEFLLLTTAMLEHPWTTPLLLLALGLAFAAIFGKVQQMVFGVSDLPALPHRPAGIPVYVHLALVLLLGLYIPPYLAAWYREAARMIG
- a CDS encoding NADH-quinone oxidoreductase subunit H, whose protein sequence is MTLWHPLAHQMLEALVALLLAPLAMGWVAQCRAWLQNRTGPGVMQPYRVLAKLLRKEAVVAHGASALFRLTPYVVFACLVLAASIVPILATGLPFAPAADVIALVGLLALARVFMALAAMDVGTAFGSLGARREMLVAALAEPALLMVFFMPSLIARSTSLTTIVETLAHRPFALYPSLAFAAVAFVMVLLAENARIPIDNPATHLELTMIHEAMILEYSGRHLALMEWAHALKFVVYATIGIALFLPWGIAEAGDMPRLPLAFAALVAKLAAGGAALAVVETVSAKLRIFRAPEFLAAAFLLAVLGMLTHVLLAG